A single region of the Devosia sp. FJ2-5-3 genome encodes:
- a CDS encoding ABC transporter ATP-binding protein: MITLKAGRERSRGDANAHLAAIHRGKGQGPLLRITLYSLRHYWQVGLAVGGAIVASVLQLMIPRLLGQAVDQAQNVLSVAAEGAEQALMWTALTLLGVSVARGFFTLIQNYFSESVGHHVGYELRLGFYDKVQKLSYSYHDRVHSGDLITLGLLDLDGVRMFFATGLVRVVLLTVLIGVGAYMLFTTDALLAVLALSFVPFVAWRSSAAQLTLRNTWYVLQEKLSILTRVMDENLSGIRVVRAFAGQAFELAKFDRASKAALELAHRRVIVRVSNTSIMTFSFFAAMGLVLWVGGNKVIAGEMSIGTLASFLTFMTILQMPVRQLGMMVNGFARASTCGERFFAFIDEPIEIEDRPGAKPLELSEGVLRFEDVRFTYPGANHPTLDGVSFEARAGETIGIVGAPGSGKSTLAHLIPRFYDVDGGRITIDGQDIRDLTVQSLRRKVGVVQQDSFLFTTTIENNIAYGDPWAKETKIEKAAESAQLHNYIIGLPAEYDTVVGERGVSLSGGQRQRLAIARSLVTRPAVLVFDDSTAAIDAGTEHRIRSAIRRFASDRVTIIIAHRLSSLMHADRILFLDGGKLAEEGSHEELLALGGRYKALYDLQTRPTEDIETEGAVQ; the protein is encoded by the coding sequence TTGATCACCCTCAAGGCTGGCCGCGAACGTTCGCGCGGCGATGCAAATGCCCACCTTGCTGCCATCCATCGTGGCAAGGGGCAGGGCCCCCTTCTTCGCATAACGCTTTATTCCCTGCGGCATTATTGGCAGGTCGGTCTTGCCGTTGGCGGCGCGATCGTTGCGTCGGTGCTCCAATTGATGATCCCGCGCCTGCTGGGCCAGGCGGTTGATCAAGCCCAGAATGTGCTGAGCGTGGCTGCAGAGGGGGCGGAACAGGCCCTGATGTGGACTGCGTTGACGCTGCTCGGCGTCTCGGTGGCGCGCGGGTTTTTCACGCTGATTCAGAACTATTTTTCGGAATCGGTGGGGCATCATGTCGGCTATGAGCTGCGCCTGGGCTTTTACGACAAGGTGCAAAAGCTCTCCTATTCCTATCATGACCGTGTGCATTCGGGCGATCTGATCACGTTGGGGCTTCTCGACCTCGATGGCGTGCGCATGTTTTTTGCCACCGGCCTCGTGCGCGTCGTGCTGCTCACCGTCTTGATCGGGGTGGGCGCCTATATGCTGTTCACCACCGACGCCCTCTTGGCCGTGCTGGCGCTGAGCTTTGTGCCATTCGTGGCATGGCGATCTTCGGCGGCCCAACTTACCCTTCGAAACACCTGGTATGTGCTGCAGGAAAAGCTATCCATCCTGACCCGGGTGATGGACGAAAATCTCAGTGGCATTCGCGTGGTGCGCGCTTTTGCCGGACAGGCCTTCGAGCTGGCCAAATTCGACCGGGCGTCGAAGGCTGCCCTCGAACTGGCGCATCGGCGCGTCATCGTGCGCGTCAGCAATACCTCGATCATGACCTTCTCGTTCTTTGCCGCCATGGGCCTCGTGCTCTGGGTTGGGGGCAATAAGGTCATTGCCGGGGAAATGAGCATCGGGACGCTGGCGAGCTTTCTCACCTTCATGACTATTCTGCAGATGCCGGTGCGCCAGCTCGGCATGATGGTCAACGGCTTTGCCCGCGCCTCGACCTGCGGGGAGCGCTTTTTCGCCTTCATCGATGAGCCGATCGAGATCGAGGATCGTCCGGGCGCCAAGCCGCTTGAGCTGAGCGAGGGCGTACTCCGGTTCGAGGATGTGCGCTTTACCTATCCGGGTGCCAACCATCCGACGCTGGACGGCGTGAGCTTCGAGGCAAGGGCGGGTGAGACCATCGGCATTGTCGGTGCCCCGGGCAGCGGCAAGTCGACGCTCGCCCATCTCATCCCCCGTTTTTACGATGTCGATGGCGGGCGCATCACCATTGACGGGCAGGATATCCGCGACCTCACGGTCCAGTCCCTGCGGCGCAAGGTAGGCGTGGTGCAGCAGGATAGTTTCCTGTTTACCACCACGATCGAGAACAACATCGCCTATGGCGATCCTTGGGCCAAGGAAACCAAGATCGAGAAGGCGGCCGAAAGCGCCCAGCTGCACAATTACATCATCGGCCTGCCGGCCGAATATGACACGGTGGTGGGAGAGCGGGGCGTCTCGCTTTCAGGCGGCCAGCGCCAGCGTCTCGCCATTGCGCGCAGCCTCGTCACCCGGCCGGCGGTACTGGTGTTCGACGATTCCACCGCGGCTATCGACGCCGGCACGGAGCACCGCATTCGCAGCGCCATAAGGCGTTTTGCCAGCGATCGCGTCACCATCATCATCGCCCATCGCCTGAGCTCGCTCATGCATGCCGACCGCATCCTGTTCCTCGATGGCGGCAAGCTTGCCGAAGAGGGGAGCCATGAAGAATTGCTCGCGCTGGGGGGACGCTACAAGGCGCTCTACGATTTGCAGACCAGACCGACCGAAGACATCGAAACCGAAGGGGCGGTGCAATGA
- a CDS encoding ABC transporter ATP-binding protein, with translation MSVIEEDEREATIPGQRPPRASVGSHRIEEEVFGKAYDPQTVRRIWAFVHPYRTKIFLSVAAVLVFTATQLAIPLIIGWAIDGGMVAGGNTTNLIWAVVAFAVAVLLNFGASYIQETQVGQVAENVLFDMRRAMFAQLQRVSLSFMDKTEVGRLMSRLQGDVNSMQEFLETSVISVGDLVLLGGIIVVILTLDPWLGLLTLVTMPILFIVRIFWLPPAKRAFWAAHETNSLTNGAMAEGINGVRTVQNLERQKVNFDLYDDKAYHNLQTQLTGSKFAQVMVPIVDSLTGISMATVVLVGGSLVLNGSLQVGVIVTFLFYIQRFFDPIRSLTMQYSIMQRAMTSGRRITEVLDLPVAISDKPDAIELTRDMDGSVAFHDVVFGYDPNRPVLKNVSFRVNPGETVAVVGPTGSGKTSAMALVHRFYEVQGGAVLVGGHDVRNITQESLGEQVAMVLQEPFLFTGSVLDNIRYNKASATREDIVAAAKAVGAHEFIEKLPNGYDSVLEQRGSNLSLGQRQLLSFARALVADAKILVLDEATANIDSYTERQIQKALEILLKGRTGMVIAHRLATIRGADRIIVLQNGEKIEEGNHDQLMELGGLYSRLYNMNYASFDDIPDDLVAQANAKAAST, from the coding sequence ATGAGCGTGATCGAGGAAGACGAGCGCGAAGCCACCATTCCAGGCCAGCGCCCGCCGCGAGCGAGCGTCGGTAGCCATCGCATCGAGGAAGAGGTTTTCGGCAAGGCCTATGATCCGCAGACCGTGCGGCGCATCTGGGCGTTCGTGCATCCCTATCGGACCAAGATTTTCCTCTCGGTCGCAGCCGTCCTGGTGTTTACCGCCACGCAATTGGCCATTCCGCTGATCATTGGCTGGGCCATTGACGGGGGCATGGTGGCGGGTGGGAACACCACCAATCTGATCTGGGCCGTCGTCGCCTTTGCCGTCGCTGTGCTGCTCAATTTCGGCGCTTCCTACATACAGGAAACCCAGGTTGGCCAAGTTGCCGAAAACGTGCTGTTCGACATGCGCCGGGCCATGTTTGCCCAATTGCAGCGCGTGTCGCTGAGCTTCATGGACAAGACCGAAGTTGGCCGGCTGATGAGCCGGCTGCAGGGCGACGTCAATTCCATGCAGGAATTCCTGGAAACCTCCGTCATTTCGGTGGGCGATTTGGTGCTGCTGGGCGGCATTATCGTCGTCATCCTGACCCTCGACCCTTGGCTGGGCCTGCTGACACTTGTCACCATGCCGATCCTGTTCATCGTGCGCATCTTCTGGCTGCCACCGGCCAAGCGCGCTTTCTGGGCGGCGCATGAGACCAATTCTCTGACCAATGGCGCCATGGCCGAAGGCATCAATGGCGTGCGCACGGTGCAGAACCTCGAGCGCCAGAAGGTCAATTTCGACCTTTATGACGACAAGGCATACCACAACCTGCAAACGCAGCTGACGGGCTCGAAATTCGCCCAGGTGATGGTGCCGATCGTCGATAGCCTCACCGGCATTTCCATGGCCACTGTGGTACTGGTGGGCGGCTCGCTGGTGCTCAACGGATCGCTGCAAGTTGGCGTCATCGTGACGTTCCTCTTCTACATCCAGCGCTTCTTTGACCCGATCCGCTCGCTCACCATGCAATATTCGATCATGCAGCGGGCCATGACCTCTGGTCGCCGCATCACCGAAGTGCTGGATCTGCCCGTGGCGATCTCGGACAAGCCCGATGCGATCGAGCTGACGCGCGACATGGATGGCTCGGTGGCCTTCCACGATGTGGTGTTCGGCTATGATCCCAATCGGCCTGTGCTCAAGAACGTGTCGTTCCGGGTCAATCCGGGCGAGACGGTGGCGGTTGTCGGCCCCACCGGTTCAGGCAAGACCAGCGCCATGGCGCTGGTGCACCGGTTCTACGAGGTGCAGGGTGGTGCCGTCCTGGTCGGCGGGCACGATGTGCGCAACATCACCCAGGAGAGCCTGGGAGAGCAGGTCGCCATGGTGCTGCAGGAGCCATTCCTGTTCACCGGCTCGGTGCTGGACAATATCCGCTACAACAAGGCGTCTGCCACCCGCGAGGACATCGTGGCGGCCGCAAAGGCGGTCGGCGCGCACGAATTCATCGAAAAGCTGCCCAATGGCTATGACAGCGTGCTCGAACAGCGCGGCTCGAATTTGTCGCTCGGCCAGCGGCAATTGCTGAGCTTTGCCCGTGCTCTGGTGGCGGATGCGAAAATCCTGGTTCTCGACGAAGCAACGGCCAATATCGACAGCTATACCGAGCGGCAGATCCAGAAGGCGCTGGAAATTCTCCTCAAGGGGCGCACGGGCATGGTGATTGCCCATCGGCTCGCCACGATCCGAGGGGCCGACCGCATCATCGTGCTACAGAACGGCGAGAAGATCGAAGAGGGCAATCACGACCAGCTCATGGAACTGGGCGGGCTCTATTCGCGCCTCTACAACATGAACTATGCCAGTTTCGACGATATTCCCGACGACCTGGTGGCCCAGGCCAATGCCAAGGCCGCGAGCACCTGA
- a CDS encoding DUF1232 domain-containing protein, translating into MINMLLPRLVLFRKEVVQLWKAFWAPQTPFYLKAATLFVAFYLFNPFDVVPDFIPLLGWVDDIVLVPLMVSWIVSRLPVPVHVYAGKHGKTVDGTARRL; encoded by the coding sequence ATGATCAACATGCTGCTTCCCCGCCTCGTCCTCTTCCGCAAGGAAGTTGTCCAGCTCTGGAAAGCCTTCTGGGCGCCCCAGACCCCGTTTTACCTGAAGGCGGCGACGCTGTTTGTTGCCTTCTATCTGTTCAACCCGTTTGACGTCGTGCCCGACTTCATACCGCTTTTGGGCTGGGTCGACGACATCGTTCTCGTGCCCCTGATGGTGAGCTGGATCGTCAGCCGCCTGCCCGTGCCGGTGCATGTCTATGCCGGTAAGCATGGCAAGACCGTCGACGGCACCGCCCGCCGCCTCTAG
- the ispG gene encoding flavodoxin-dependent (E)-4-hydroxy-3-methylbut-2-enyl-diphosphate synthase encodes MAGPMPRRQSVGVNVGGVVVGGGAPVVVQSMTNTDTADIDATVKQVMQLARAGSEIVRITVDRDESAAAVPIIRDRLAFMGYDVPLVGDFHYIGHKLLTDHPACAEALAKYRINPGNVGFKAKRDTQFSTLIDIANRYDKPVRIGVNWGSLDEELLTRLMDENAVSTNPISAAAVQREAIIQSALLSAARAEELGMGRDRIILSTKVSDVQHLIAVYQDLAARCDYALHLGLTEAGMGSKGIVASSAALGILLQQGIGDTIRISLTPEPGGDRTTEVKVAQELLQTMGFRQFLPVVAACPGCGRTTSTTFQSLAKDIQDHLNVSMPEWRERYPGVETLSVAVMGCIVNGPGESKHANIGISLPGTGETPAAPVFVDGHKVATLRGADVADQFKVMVADYIEKKFGTGKQDAAE; translated from the coding sequence ATGGCCGGTCCAATGCCGCGCAGGCAATCGGTGGGTGTCAATGTGGGCGGCGTCGTCGTTGGCGGGGGTGCCCCGGTCGTGGTGCAATCCATGACCAATACCGATACCGCCGATATCGATGCGACGGTCAAGCAGGTGATGCAGTTGGCCCGGGCCGGCTCGGAGATCGTGCGCATAACGGTGGACCGGGACGAGAGCGCGGCGGCGGTGCCGATCATTCGCGATCGTCTCGCCTTCATGGGCTATGACGTGCCGCTGGTGGGTGATTTTCACTATATTGGCCACAAGCTGCTCACCGATCATCCGGCCTGTGCCGAAGCCTTGGCGAAATATCGCATCAATCCGGGCAATGTCGGCTTCAAGGCGAAGCGCGACACGCAGTTTTCGACGCTGATCGATATCGCCAACCGCTATGACAAGCCGGTGCGCATCGGGGTCAATTGGGGCTCGCTCGACGAAGAGCTTCTTACACGCCTCATGGACGAGAACGCCGTCTCGACTAATCCGATTTCCGCCGCCGCAGTGCAGCGGGAGGCGATCATCCAGTCGGCGCTGCTCTCTGCGGCCCGCGCCGAAGAGTTGGGCATGGGTCGCGACAGGATTATTCTCTCCACCAAGGTGTCCGACGTTCAGCATCTCATCGCCGTCTATCAGGACCTGGCGGCGCGTTGCGACTACGCCCTGCACCTGGGCCTCACCGAAGCGGGCATGGGCTCGAAGGGCATCGTCGCGTCCTCGGCCGCGCTGGGCATTCTCCTCCAGCAGGGCATTGGCGACACGATCCGTATCTCACTGACGCCAGAGCCGGGCGGGGATCGCACCACAGAGGTAAAGGTCGCGCAGGAATTGCTGCAGACCATGGGTTTCCGCCAATTCCTGCCGGTGGTTGCTGCGTGCCCGGGATGCGGCCGCACGACCTCGACGACGTTTCAGTCCCTGGCCAAGGACATTCAGGACCACCTTAATGTCTCGATGCCGGAATGGCGCGAGCGCTATCCGGGTGTGGAAACGCTCTCGGTCGCCGTGATGGGCTGCATCGTCAATGGACCGGGCGAAAGCAAGCACGCCAATATCGGTATTTCGCTGCCGGGGACAGGGGAAACGCCGGCGGCGCCGGTGTTCGTCGATGGCCATAAGGTCGCGACCCTGCGCGGCGCTGACGTGGCCGACCAGTTCAAGGTCATGGTGGCCGACTATATCGAGAAGAAATTCGGCACCGGCAAACAGGACGCGGCGGAATAA
- a CDS encoding glutathione S-transferase has product MKLFYSPGACSLASHIILHEIGKPFEIEKVDLRAKTTESGADFFAINARGAVPALQVAPGTVVTQGPAILQYLGDTSDNAALKPAPGTVERARLQEALGFVADVHKAFGGLFKPNLSDEDKAVVIGEINRRVGQLEAMLPEDGPYFLGEYSQADAYAFTVVGWGRQFLDFSKFPRVAALLEAVGARPATQAALKAEGLI; this is encoded by the coding sequence ATGAAGCTCTTCTACTCTCCCGGCGCCTGCTCGCTGGCCTCCCACATTATTCTCCACGAAATCGGCAAGCCTTTCGAGATCGAGAAAGTCGATCTGCGCGCCAAGACCACCGAAAGCGGTGCTGACTTCTTCGCGATCAATGCGCGTGGCGCCGTTCCGGCCCTCCAGGTCGCCCCCGGCACTGTTGTGACCCAGGGCCCCGCCATTCTCCAGTATCTCGGCGACACCTCCGACAATGCTGCGCTCAAGCCCGCCCCCGGTACTGTCGAACGCGCCCGGCTCCAGGAAGCGCTTGGCTTTGTCGCCGACGTGCACAAGGCCTTTGGCGGCCTGTTCAAGCCGAACCTGTCGGACGAAGACAAGGCGGTCGTGATCGGCGAGATCAATCGCCGCGTCGGCCAGCTGGAAGCCATGCTGCCCGAAGACGGTCCCTACTTCCTCGGTGAGTACAGCCAGGCCGACGCCTATGCCTTCACCGTTGTCGGCTGGGGCCGGCAGTTCCTCGATTTTTCGAAGTTCCCGCGCGTTGCGGCACTGCTCGAAGCCGTCGGCGCGCGCCCTGCCACCCAGGCTGCCCTCAAGGCCGAAGGCCTGATCTAA
- a CDS encoding PACE efflux transporter, which translates to MRTTADRIRHAISFELIGILLATPLAAFAFHLEGGDSVVVVVASATVAMLWNYVYNLGFDHLMQHFRGTTEKTRTIRVFHAILFELGLLAIMLPMIAWYLQIGIWQAFIMDLGLAIFYMVYALVFNWAYDRVFPLPEWHQDKAGA; encoded by the coding sequence ATGCGGACCACCGCCGACCGTATCCGTCACGCCATTTCCTTCGAGCTTATCGGCATTCTGCTGGCCACGCCGCTTGCCGCCTTTGCCTTCCATCTGGAAGGCGGCGACAGCGTTGTCGTCGTGGTCGCCAGCGCCACCGTCGCCATGCTCTGGAACTATGTCTACAACCTCGGCTTCGATCATCTGATGCAGCACTTCCGCGGCACCACCGAGAAAACCAGGACGATCCGCGTCTTCCACGCCATCCTGTTCGAGCTTGGCCTTCTCGCCATCATGCTGCCGATGATCGCATGGTATCTCCAGATCGGAATCTGGCAGGCCTTCATCATGGATCTGGGCCTCGCCATTTTCTACATGGTCTACGCCCTGGTATTTAACTGGGCCTATGACCGGGTCTTTCCCTTGCCCGAATGGCACCAGGACAAGGCGGGGGCCTGA
- a CDS encoding 50S ribosomal protein L11 methyltransferase gives MPAARIGLSPDNFIRQRLKLTPLPFRPDISLYRPTPQSRITTWLGEQGREDIAPYWAYAWAGGSALALYLADHPEVVAGKTVLDFGAGSGLVGIAAAKAGGSVSAFEPDPIGRIACQLNAKANGIALTCVDDPLAEADIVLAGDVFYDAAVAATSLPLLRQHAGRGTIILIGDPYRRDLPRDDLTLLAEYEVPDMGAQALVPAGIFALHPQTI, from the coding sequence TTGCCAGCTGCCCGAATAGGCCTCTCACCGGACAATTTCATCCGCCAGCGCCTGAAACTGACGCCACTCCCCTTTCGCCCGGACATTTCGCTTTATCGCCCCACGCCACAGAGCCGGATCACAACCTGGTTGGGCGAACAGGGCCGGGAAGATATCGCGCCCTATTGGGCCTATGCCTGGGCAGGCGGCTCGGCCCTCGCCCTCTACCTCGCTGACCATCCAGAAGTCGTGGCGGGGAAGACAGTGCTCGATTTCGGCGCCGGATCGGGGCTGGTGGGCATTGCCGCCGCCAAGGCCGGCGGATCGGTCAGCGCCTTTGAGCCCGACCCCATCGGACGCATCGCCTGCCAGTTGAACGCTAAGGCCAATGGCATCGCCCTAACCTGCGTCGATGACCCGCTGGCCGAGGCGGACATCGTTTTGGCCGGCGATGTTTTCTACGATGCTGCGGTGGCCGCCACATCCCTGCCCCTCCTCCGCCAACACGCAGGGCGTGGCACAATAATTCTCATTGGTGATCCGTACCGCCGCGATCTCCCGCGCGATGACCTGACGCTGCTTGCCGAATATGAGGTGCCCGACATGGGCGCGCAGGCCCTTGTGCCGGCCGGTATCTTCGCCCTGCATCCCCAGACCATCTGA
- a CDS encoding YbaK/EbsC family protein — protein MSLHSVRDDLAVRAPDLAVITTDASTATVPLAAEVHGVEPGQIAKTLCIRVRDEEFLLVTRGDARLDNQKSKSAFGGRPRMLGAEDVLRLTSHAVGGVCPFGLPAPLPIFLDTSLKIYDLVIPAGGDTHASVKLSVERLAQLCGNKWVDACQLPE, from the coding sequence ATGAGCCTTCATTCCGTCCGCGACGACCTTGCCGTGCGTGCGCCCGATCTCGCAGTCATCACCACAGATGCCTCCACGGCCACCGTCCCGCTGGCGGCCGAGGTCCATGGGGTCGAGCCCGGCCAGATCGCGAAAACGCTCTGCATCCGTGTCCGCGACGAGGAATTTCTCCTGGTCACCCGCGGCGATGCGCGCCTCGATAATCAGAAATCGAAATCGGCCTTTGGCGGCCGCCCCCGCATGCTGGGCGCCGAGGATGTCCTGAGGCTGACCAGTCACGCGGTCGGCGGCGTCTGCCCGTTCGGCCTGCCTGCCCCTTTGCCGATCTTTCTCGACACGTCTCTCAAGATCTATGATCTTGTCATCCCGGCCGGCGGAGACACTCATGCCTCCGTAAAGCTCAGCGTCGAGCGGCTGGCCCAACTATGCGGCAACAAATGGGTGGATGCTTGCCAGCTGCCCGAATAG
- a CDS encoding MOSC domain-containing protein, producing MSTGQLIGVSIGHPRPIPGHQAKTGIFKEPVAGPVVITAQGIPDDAILDRRHHGGLDQAIYVYFQDDYDFWAGELGYAPAPGHFGENLTISGADSATICIGDRFTIGEVLLEVTYHRTPCMTFAAKMGDPRWVKRFHRALRPGAYCRVLAPGPVEAGMAVDILPYGGERISVAELMSYDVVKDIPLDFLRRAVTTPIREKTRFKYETRLSSLF from the coding sequence ATGAGCACCGGCCAGCTGATCGGCGTTTCCATCGGACATCCCCGGCCCATTCCCGGCCACCAGGCCAAAACCGGCATCTTCAAGGAGCCGGTCGCCGGCCCGGTCGTCATCACCGCGCAGGGCATCCCTGACGACGCTATCCTCGATCGCCGGCACCATGGCGGCCTCGATCAGGCCATCTATGTCTATTTCCAGGATGATTATGATTTCTGGGCAGGCGAACTCGGCTATGCGCCGGCTCCCGGCCATTTCGGCGAAAACCTCACTATTTCGGGTGCCGACAGCGCCACGATCTGCATCGGCGATCGCTTTACCATCGGCGAGGTCCTGCTCGAAGTCACCTATCACCGTACCCCGTGCATGACCTTTGCCGCCAAGATGGGCGATCCGCGCTGGGTCAAGCGCTTCCATCGTGCCCTGCGCCCCGGCGCTTATTGTCGGGTTCTCGCCCCTGGCCCGGTCGAGGCCGGTATGGCGGTGGATATCCTTCCCTATGGCGGCGAACGCATCAGCGTGGCCGAACTCATGTCCTATGATGTCGTCAAGGATATCCCCCTCGATTTCCTGCGCCGCGCGGTCACGACGCCAATCCGCGAGAAAACCCGCTTCAAATACGAAACCCGCCTTTCCAGCCTTTTCTGA
- a CDS encoding polyprenyl synthetase family protein: protein MYDFAADSADCARAVEAGLSEILSGPGLSGPGPVAERLVAAMRHGSLEGGKRLRPLLVRQAAAIFSVPREAALRAGLAIEMVHCYSLIHDDLPAMDDDDMRRGRPTVHKAFDDATAILAGDALLTQAFAILADPATHPDPAVRIALVTELASGSGSGGMVGGQMRDIEGEQGGFSEGDIAIMQSMKTGALIRASVRMGAILGGVEPRPLSALTAYAEAAGRAFQLADDILDVTATPEAMGKATGKDEGKGKQTLVAQLGVDGARKRLDAIINEALGYLRTFGPRADGLRATARYFGSREK, encoded by the coding sequence ATGTATGATTTTGCCGCCGACAGTGCCGATTGTGCTCGCGCCGTGGAAGCCGGGCTTTCCGAAATCCTGAGCGGACCCGGCCTGTCGGGCCCCGGTCCTGTCGCCGAGCGCCTAGTGGCCGCCATGCGCCATGGCAGCCTCGAGGGCGGCAAGCGGCTGCGCCCGCTGCTGGTTCGCCAGGCCGCAGCCATATTTTCGGTCCCGCGCGAGGCGGCCCTCCGCGCCGGGCTCGCCATCGAAATGGTTCATTGTTATTCGCTGATCCACGACGATCTGCCCGCCATGGATGACGATGACATGCGCCGCGGCCGCCCGACCGTGCACAAGGCCTTTGATGACGCCACCGCCATTCTTGCCGGTGATGCCCTGCTCACCCAGGCCTTTGCCATCCTCGCCGATCCCGCCACGCATCCCGACCCCGCCGTGCGCATTGCCCTTGTGACAGAACTGGCCTCCGGCAGTGGCTCGGGGGGCATGGTGGGCGGGCAGATGCGCGACATCGAGGGCGAACAGGGCGGTTTCTCGGAAGGCGACATCGCCATCATGCAGTCGATGAAAACCGGCGCTCTGATCCGCGCCAGCGTCCGCATGGGGGCAATCCTCGGCGGCGTCGAGCCACGTCCCCTCTCCGCCCTCACCGCCTATGCCGAAGCCGCCGGGCGCGCCTTCCAGCTGGCTGACGACATTCTGGACGTTACCGCCACGCCGGAGGCCATGGGCAAGGCTACCGGCAAGGACGAGGGCAAGGGCAAGCAGACCCTCGTGGCGCAGTTGGGCGTCGACGGCGCCCGGAAGCGGCTCGACGCCATCATCAACGAAGCTCTGGGATATCTCCGCACCTTCGGCCCCCGCGCCGACGGCTTGCGCGCCACCGCCCGCTATTTCGGCAGCCGCGAAAAATGA